GGTGACAGTGGTGCCCTGCTTGCATGACTCTTGATGTGTGTCTTTAAACTTGACATACATGAAAATAGCTGCAAAGATGAGAGGAACATCATTTTAGACTTCAGGAGAGGGAAAAGTGGGAAACTACTTCTTGAAATTGCAGGAAAACCagttgaaaatgtgaaaagcagTGTTTCCAAAATCCTTATGATTTAGCATCAGctcttatgtttttttgtggaagCTCAAAAAGTTGTCACAAGGGAAGCTATGGTGTGATTTAACACATATCAGGTATGGAAAGCACCCAAATTTATCATAATTTTGTTATGAGTGCATCTAAAATTACTGACTCCCTCCTGTTGCTCTCCTCAGTTTATAAAGTTTGGCTTCACTGAAAGGATCTGAACATCGCTAGAAATGATTCTCACGCAGCATCACCTGTTTTTGAGGAAATTTCCTCTTGCAAAAGGGACAAACAGTTTCCTTGTACAATCACTGATACTTGAATTTCAAACCTTTTGTGCACTTTAAGgtatattttgttattgtggatcttttatatttacaatattttgtgtattttaatgagttttattCAGGTAATGGTTTTATTAGTATGCTGTGTTGGAATGTTGTCCTGTCTGTCCGTCACAGTGTTTGTTAATAGCAATAAAGTTAAACTCAGGTTGTATCTTCTAGACTCCCTTTTCAATTTAGCAATTTTCTTGAGAACTAATAAGTGGGATTGTGTCTTAATTGTGCAGAGTTGTGCTGTTGTGAGTGTAATTTAATGTAATGGAGTGATGCCATACTTTGCTACAGAGTGGACACTCTTGCCTCAGAGTGCTGATCTTTGAGCTTTTGGTCTCCCTGAGGACCGGAGGGTGCTGTGTCAAGTCTCCCAGTCCCACTGACAGTTTGTCTGGATATCCTGAGCTCACATGAGGTTTGGACCATTGTGCTGGTGTGGGAGATCCGGCTTTTTCAAAGGGACTTAGAGTATTTGGGTTGACAGGACTGCAGGGCTCAGCAGATCTACAGACTaagaggaaagacagacaggtaagTTGACTGTCTGAAACTCTGGATTTATATACTTTAAAATAATCTAATAGTTAACATCAGATCATCGAAATTGTTTGAATAATTGTATAATGCCTTACAAAATtgtcaaacaataaacaaaacagggTTTATTCTGTGTCCTGTTGCCTGctgtaaatcattttattatttaaggTTATCTACAGAAGGAAATATCTTCAGTTTTCTGTGATTAGAGACATCTTGTGATAAAAGGCtatttaaacaaacatgaaatcTCTCTGTCACCCACCGTAAGATTTGGGATTGAATGGCTGAAGGTCCTCGTTTCCAGTGTGTTTGGCAGCAGGAggatagagctgcaatgatgtAATGGACACTATGTTAATATCTGACGTTTCTGCCGTGGAGTACCCCAGGGATGTATCCCAGGACCccgtcttgtttttttttttttttagctggcTGAACCTTACCGTGGTTGATCCAGGGTCAGGGCTTCCATCTACAGGCCGAAGGTGGTGTAGCCCTCCTCGCTTCACCAAGAAAGAACGAGGCATCGCTCAGGAGGGAGGAAGACCAGTTCTACGCTCGAAATCAAAAGAATCTagaggacaaaacaaacaaaatgaagtgTTGATGATACCAGTCACATCcacatttttctcatttgaaaTCTTATTGGTTGCATATTTATACAAATTATGAACAAGAAACCAGTGGAAATGAGTTTTTCTCTGCAATATTAATAGTTTATACATACTGCCTTTAATTATATATACAATGTAATCAAAGGCAAGTACTGACATGATGGACCAAAAGGTTACATgaggtgtttgtgttgtccagAAGAGGGCAGCAGAACTGCATATTCAAACGTTTGCTCCCTGCTTGACTCTCTGTACACTGTGTATTAACATGTACTGATGAGATgccacaaagaaaaacattttgtattgtcACAATATTAATTACAATGTAATGATTATGATTACAGCTGGTTCTTAATTTAAAAACCTTTcactttttccacattttggTGTTATAAATGATTTAACATTAAAGTTGTATTTTGCAACCAGTCTTTACATgacatatatagatatataataACAAATGAAAGGAATATAAAGTTTACCCAAAGATGTCATAAAACACCTAGAGACTGCGTTAGattcttgtctgttttgtttttgttttgttgatttgttgttgAGCTGAAAGTTGAATCTTTGCCATGTAGGATCCAGACAAGGTTTTCTTCATGGACCTGTGTTT
The DNA window shown above is from Thunnus maccoyii chromosome 2, fThuMac1.1, whole genome shotgun sequence and carries:
- the LOC121907576 gene encoding zinc finger protein Gfi-1b-like, which translates into the protein MPRSFLVKRGGLHHLRPVDGSPDPGSTTLYPPAAKHTGNEDLQPFNPKSYVCRSAEPCSPVNPNTLSPFEKAGSPTPAQWSKPHVSSGYPDKLSVGLGDLTQHPPVLRETKSSKISTLRQECPLCSKLFSCMSSLKTHIKSHASRAPLSPAHIKSSRRSTEQSTCRGKERTFGCSVCGKVFKRSSTLSTHLLIHSDTRPYPCQYCGKRFHQKSDMKKHTFIHTGEKPHVCQICGKAFSQSSNLITHSRKHKDDRPYRCPHCFNSFQHKVDLRQHQERHCTYR